The following DNA comes from Octopus bimaculoides isolate UCB-OBI-ISO-001 chromosome 8, ASM119413v2, whole genome shotgun sequence.
atgattttaaaaaaataatatatatataattatacatacacgaGTATGTCACGAAGTTTTAAGATATCCAGTGAATTTTCTCCATGTATAGAATACCACTTCACTTTCACTCAAAGAGGCTTTTTTGTAAATCACAGGAAATTTTCTCGTCGTGATAAGAACGGAGCAGTAATATCTTGTTAGATCCACAGTAATAGACGTACATGTTTTATTCAGTCTTACTTGAGAGAAAacaggatataaaaaaatatatattttctgattgaAATTTTATATCTTGGTGTCGCCTGTAATTAAATCCTCTGTGGTGTGTACTTGATTTCCAGCTTTTAAATCCAACGTTTGACATAAATTACCATATTTTGTGAGCATTGTTTTCTTTATACTTTGATTGTTTTTATAACAATATGGCATgtgatttaaaatgtttatacattTCACCCCATACTGACAGGTGAatcacatactgacatacattaTTAGAAAATATCTTATATAGCTGTcgaggtatgtatgaatgtatgcctcATTTTCTTCATGCGTACTCATGTGTATGTAACGAATTCCAATATTATATGTATTCTTGTACATTCATTATTGGATTAATAACTATTCtgagatgaaaataataaatatatgtttaatataggTATagtttacatgtatacaaacacataaaatatgtgtgtatgtatatgcaagtatgtatgtgtttatatcgtATGTTATTTCAGTGTAGATACTCCGCACTTTAGATTTTCAACgggtgtctacacacacacacacatatatatatgcatatatataNNNNNNNNNNNNNNNNNNNNNNNNNNNNNNNNNNNNNNNNNNNNNNNNNNNNNNNNNNNNNNNNNNNNNNNNNNNNNNNNNNNNNNNNNNNNNNNNNNNNNNNNNNNNNNNNNNNNNNNNNNNNNNNNNNNNNNNNNNNNNNNNNNNNNNNNNNNNNNNNNNNNNNNNNNNNNTACACACACAAACCGACAGTCAAGTACCAAATCCCAATCACTGGTCGTgtagacttttttttaaaaaataaactttaaaaaatatattttaaaatttatattgattaaatatattcgagttttgtgtactttttttttatcattcaatcTTAAACTGGATTTTCTGTCGGTATTTCTGGAATGAATCTTAGTTTTATTCATGGGACCAAAGTTGAGAGAGTTCCAATGAAGTTTCAGATCATTTTTAATGATTAATGGAATAGAAAATTCTCAgtgaataaaagtattttttgcaAGATCTATTATTCTGACGCTATTTCTCAGACGTGATCCATTGGCTGGGGTTTGGTCATTTGATATGAGGGATTAGTGTATTTCATACGACTTGAAGTATTATATGAGTGGCTTTGACAAATCTTCCCATAAAATCTTTTCCAAGAATCAAGCGTTTTTCCTGTCCAAATCCAAAAGCCAGACGTAATCCCAACGACTaaacacatgaaatattttaacataaaaacagaaaagtcAGGTTTGTGTTGATATCCTCCACAGGAGCAGGTGAAATCTGTTTCCCATACCGATCGCATGTGTTGCTCATAGAAATAGATTGCTATAACAATGGTCGCAGGAActgtatatagaaaagaaaatacgcCGATGCGGATCATcagtttttctaatttttctgttTTAGCTCGTCCCTGGCGTTTTATAGCGTTCCGAATGCGAAATAAAGACACAAAACCACCAAATAAAAATGATGTACCAAGAACTAGATATACAAACAATGGTGCAAGGACAAACCCACGTAGATTTTCTAAATTTTGATTTCCTACGTAACATATACCCCCTACAGAATCTCCATCAACTGAAGACATGGCCAGTACAGCAATACTCTTTACTGATGGTATCAACCAAGCAGCCAGGTGAAAATATTGAGAGTAGCTTGCAATGGCTTCTTCGGCCCACTTCAAACCAGCAGCCAAAAACCACGTGAAAGATAAAATTACCCACCAAATTGAGGAAGCCataccaaagaaataaattaataaaaacactACTGTACACATGGCTGGCCCAGTTGTACTATAACGTATCATGTTACCGTCACAGGCAACTTTTTCATGCCCGACAATTAGTCGCATTATGTAACCAATGCTCACCATAAAATAGCATGCACTTAGAAATATGATGGGACGTTCAGGATAACGAAATCTTTGCATGTCAATAAGAAAAGTACTGATAGTAGTAGCTGTAGAGATACAACACAAAATAGACCAAAGGCCAATCCAAAAATTGGCAAATGTTCGTTCATTACGGCCGAAGTAAGGTCCATAACAATTGATAGCACATTTCTTAATTTTCCCTGTGGTTATCCGATTATAGTAATATGCATCATTGCGATTGTCTGGTTGAACTAGTGGAGGTTTGCATTCACAAGAACATTTTTTGGTACTTGTTTCTGTATTGTGTTTAGATAGACTGTTCTTTGACTTATAGTAAGGGTTATTCTGCTTATTAAAATGCCATGGTTTCGTTTCTCCAAATGGATTATATGAACGATCTGTAGGTAAGAGATAATGAGGTTTAGTTGGTGGTGATGGACGATCAGTAACATTCATATCCATACACAATGGTTTGGATCCGAATTCAGGAAGTTCGTCACAGTTCATATGCTCCGGCCAAACAAAAGAGTAAACTAACATGACAGGGGCACAGCCAGCTTTAGCTCTTTCACATACCGATCGACATGGGGGCAAAGGTTTTTTATAGTTCTCCATACAAATAGGTAAATAGAGGCTACACAAAAAAAATCTGAGGTCCGGTGAACACTGTATTTTAACAAGAGGCCAGAATTGGTGAACCTCTAATCCAGCTTCTTCTTGTGTCTCTTGGTTAAACTGATTTGGCATGTAGGTCATATTATAACCAATATCGCGACACATTGGTACGGTGATTTCTTCACATTTACGtttatcttcttcctcttttccttccaCAACAAAAGATAGCAAAGTCAGAAACACTAAAGTTGAAGTTCGAAGGTTGCATTTTTGTTTCATAGCTGCTTTCCTTACAACCGACCGTGTGACACAGCTActgtttcaaaaataaatagacatcaCTTTAGCCTCGCAGTCAAATGACCTCAGTCACCCTGTTCTCATCGGATGAcacctcttttcttttctttttattagtgtTGACGACTGGTAAGTAGATTTATATACTTGCGACTTGGCCGTGACAAATAACAAAGCAGATATAAAGAGGAAATGGATAAATGAgaatgttgacgacgacgacgacgacgacgacgatgatgatgatgatgatgatgatgatgataattcccCAGATTCTTCAATTAACAGATGTGATTTCAGCGTACATTAGAGTTTGGGAGTCAATATTTACAAGGTTTGCTTGTACGCAAACTGAGACAAATTGGACAGAATGTATACTCATTAatcatgaacaacaataacagctgtaCCTGGTTTAATTTTTCTTGCAAAAATATCCACAGAGGCATGACTAGTCACTGCATCACTTTCAACCACTTTGCTTAAGTTGTTTCGGGCTGCTGCAGCAGCAACGAAAGTagtgacattgatgatgatgatgatgatgatgacgacgatgatgatgatgatggtggtggtggtggtggtaatgaggatgaggatgatgaggaagaggatgttgatgataaggatgatgatggtagtggtggtggcggcggctgtggcggtggtggtggcgaggaTGAATATATGTTGAAGATATTGTTGATAACAATGCCGGCCATCGGAAAAAGAGGTACATTAATTTTCTACATTCACTATCTTTTcctttttagaaaaacaagtcgACAGATATTTTTGTTTCTCATGGTCTGCAATTCGAGAGAAAAATggacaaattcatacatacatcttcacACATTATGTAAATGTGTAGGTGTCCATGATAGTTTCATGAAGCTCACTGGTTAAATAGCTCGCTACTGTACTCCTATTGACAAGCTGTTCCTCCATTGGAAAGCAAAGCAGTTGCTGGTCGAAGCTCTCACTATTGAGGCAGGTTTGTTTTGCTCGTGAGTTGCTGTAAAATGGTGGCTCTGCTTTTCTTACGTTCGTTTAGAAtattctctccctccttttcttcttcacgaAGCTATACACAGATAATAATATATGGTCTCACattttccttccctctctttcctaatatttttgtcaattttttattCTCCCACCGTGTTTCGCTCTCTCGCTTTCTCAATCTTACTTCCTTCCTCCATATCCTCTCGCTCACCTCTCCTTATCAAATCTGGTATGTTTTTACTGCTGCTAGGTTGGAGcgcatactatatataatatcctGTGAGCGAGTGTATgaatttgtatctgtgtgtttatagtaTTCGGTAGGCGTTAACATTTAATAGGAGGGGGAAAGTAGATgatgggagaaagaaaggaagaaaataagagaGCCAGAGAGaagtggaaaacaaaacaaaagtggaTACTGAGAATGGGTAACGAGAACGGTGACAAATACGTAAAGTAAAATGAACAAGTAAAATgctatatatcagaaaaaatagtGTACGTAAGTTGATATCGTATAAGTACTACAAAAATAAAGTGAGATATTGTCAAATACTACGAGCTGAAACGATAGCGTTATGTGTCAATCAAATCAAATAGACAAACTCACTTATACTCATTAAGGGACTAAGCTCCGCCTCTATGAACAGCAGAAACGGTGAAACCTTTTCGATTTCATTTTCGCGCTGCTTACAGTATCTTTCTAGCTTTTCTTTTCTAATCTCTGCCAGTCTAATTTGCGTTACGTATTTATTCACAAAATTGTTAGCAGTAGACATGCGATTCTGTGTTGGACGtgtttcttaaattaaaaacgCATACTACAATTTACATTACGTATCAATATAATAAGAAAAAGTGATTCGTTTTCTGGTAAATCTTTATTTTGAAGCAGatcaaattatttttcattagaaCATCGGCGTTGATTAGTCTCCGTGTGATTAATTAGGAGTTAGATATTCCAAGCATTGATATTGATcaatgtctacatatacatagatatatgcatcaatacatacatacatacatacatacatacatacatacatacatacatacatacatacatacatacgtgagtacgcgcgtgtgtgcattaatttgagtatttttcttgttttctgaaTATTTCATCGTGGAAAGCACTTTAGCAAGATAGGACTAAAACGaagagtcaaaaaaaaaaaaaaaaaacaagttgaatTACATACTGAAGTAAAATATCTACAACATTTCCCAGTCTCCTGAGTTAGTCATATTCTCACACTTTAGTTGCGAAGTATTATCTATTGCTCATTCTTATTTATTGGACTTGAATTGTAGCTGATAGGGTCGACTTTAGTGAATTTGAGGGCTTCCgcaataaattcttttctttttttttttctttttttttcacagcaaATTCTTCATAAATTGTGCTATTAATATTTCGTTTCTTTCTCGCTACTTCGCGCCCCGTACTCTGGAGTATAAAAGAGACACATTTTGGGAATCATTTCCGCTGATGAAGTCATCAGACTACCGCATGCTGTGAATTGATTGGCAGGATTTCGATGTTCCACACTGTGTCCGAAGACTAGATAACATTGtagatgttttatttcatatgtagCTTGATTTAATTTCCAAGGCTCTGTTTTGTTTCGGCTGtttctatatattatgtagaattataatttgatatttctttttcttaagcaTTCTCCTTAAATcgctttatataaaaaaattttctcacTGTAATTCAAAGTATTTATAAACATGGGTGCTATACCTTTTAGACACAATATGGCTGTATGAGTAAGATGTACGCTTCGAAATCACAGGGTTtaaggttcagtaccactgcagtCACCCAGAGCACGATATACTGGGCCGACCAGTGAGTCAACtgggtggacggaaactgtgagAAAGCCCTTCGCATATGCGAAGGGCTCTTCCTcacagttttatacatatatatgtatgcatgtacatgtatgtatgagcatgtacacacacacacatttatatatgtatgtatgaatagtgTTCCGATTGCAGGACAGTGTGTCAGAGAAAATCGACATGCTGCAAGAGAGAAGTGTGTGCGGATGAGTGATAGCACTTATgcatttattgattctgaaaagaaagaggtatgggagtgccactatgaaaggctactaaaCGTAAAGAAAGAGAGTCTTCCTAATGTGAGCTCAACAAACGGCAGTATGATCGATAAatcaattaagaatatgaagacagggaaagctcctGGCCCTTCAGAATTTACCGTCGAGATGGTCAAAATATTTGTCGAAGTGGGTTTTGTCACCCATGTTGTTAACCCGGTTGCACAGGAATGTATCATACCCAACTACAGGTGTAGCAACTACTACAAAGGTAGAAAAGAAGCCTTAgacagaagtaattacagagaTGTCAAATTGTTAGACTAGGTACTGAAAGTTACATTAAGGGTTATAGCCCAACTCATCAAGAGAGTTAACGTAGGTGACATGCAGTTTGGTTTGTGACAAAGAGAAGCACTAGTGATGTTATATTCCTAGTAAGTCAACTTCAGGAGAAACATTTAGCAAAAGATAAACCACTGTGCTTGgcatttgttgacatggagaaatccTTTGACATGATCCGCGCTATCTCAATTGGCTGTCGCTGCGGAAGCTATGGCTAGATGAATGGTTGGTGAGAACTGTTTAAGCCATGCGCAGGAATGCTGTCAATAAGATGGAAGTCAGCAAAGAGTATAACAATGAATTTAATGTGCAGGTAAGAGTACACCAGAGTTCGATTCTCAGCcctctcttatttatcatagtcctccaggccataacagaggattTAAACACTGGTTCCTCGACGATACTCTTCTATACTGATGGCCTTGTTCTTACAGCTGAACCTATAGTATCATTAGATAAAAACCTAGGTTCGAAAGCAAAACTAGTAATCAAAGGGCTTTAAAGTTAGCTTAGTAAACAAGGAAGCAGACAAATTACTATTCCTTTCAAGGAAATGGCCCTACTCGACATGTAGAAAATGCGTAGGTAGGAATTCCATATAGTGTATCCAGTGCAAGCTATGAACACATgaagtgcagtggaatcacaggaaggttaacagagaaggTAGTCTTtatgtgtggcagatgtgcaggaacaataaacactaaaatcacacagaaaatagattttctcaaatgcccagaGGGATCCTTTATAGTAGTTGATAATTTCTTTTACCGAGGTGACCGAATTAACAGTGAAAGTGGGTGTTCTGAAaatgtagttgctagaataagaactggcTGGAGAGAGTTCAGAGAGCTATCACTTCTGTTAGTAATAAAGGCCAAATGAAACGTAGGATATGACCGCAGAGaatatgcaaaggcttgaaagaaaggaagctagcatgctccactaGATGTACAATATCAGTGTACATGTAAGACAAAGTGTAAATGTGTTGCGAGAAAAAAAGTAGGCATAAGGAGCACGaaagatgactgcgctggtattgCCATGTGATGCGTAATGGATGAgaacagttgtataaagaaatgctgatcttCAAATATGGATGG
Coding sequences within:
- the LOC106871811 gene encoding frizzled-5, with product MKQKCNLRTSTLVFLTLLSFVVEGKEEEDKRKCEEITVPMCRDIGYNMTYMPNQFNQETQEEAGLEVHQFWPLVKIQCSPDLRFFLCSLYLPICMENYKKPLPPCRSVCERAKAGCAPVMLVYSFVWPEHMNCDELPEFGSKPLCMDMNVTDRPSPPTKPHYLLPTDRSYNPFGETKPWHFNKQNNPYYKSKNSLSKHNTETSTKKCSCECKPPLVQPDNRNDAYYYNRITTGKIKKCAINCYGPYFGRNERTFANFWIGLWSILCCISTATTISTFLIDMQRFRYPERPIIFLSACYFMVSIGYIMRLIVGHEKVACDGNMIRYSTTGPAMCTVVFLLIYFFGMASSIWWVILSFTWFLAAGLKWAEEAIASYSQYFHLAAWLIPSVKSIAVLAMSSVDGDSVGGICYVGNQNLENLRGFVLAPLFVYLVLGTSFLFGGFVSLFRIRNAIKRQGRAKTEKLEKLMIRIGVFSFLYTVPATIVIAIYFYEQHMRSVWETDFTCSCGGYQHKPDFSVFMLKYFMCLVVGITSGFWIWTGKTLDSWKRFYGKICQSHSYNTSSRMKYTNPSYQMTKPQPMDHV